AGTTGCCGGGATCAATCTCAAGAGCGGTGCAGCAGCCCAAGTGGTTCGCGTGCGGCGTGCCTCGACGAACCTGAGCGGTCCAGTATTTTGGTCGGCCCCATGTTCGCAGATGGACGTCCTGGCCTTGCGTGGCAAACCGACCGTTTGCGTGACGGACGGAGTTTTCAGTATTCGATGGATGGTCCCTACTGAAACCGGTCGAGCGTCTTGTAATACAAGCCCACCAACGGCAGGAACCATGGCTTGCCGAAATGCCCGGGAACAGCCGGCCAGTCGAGCCCCTTGAGAGGGTTGCGGTCGGCCTTGCCCAGGATGGCATCGGCCATGATCATGCCGAGATGCGTAGACAATTGCGCGCCGTGCCCGGAATAGCCCATGGCGTACCAGACACCGTCGACGTAACCGGCGCGCGGATAGCGATCCTTGGTCATATCGACGAGCCCGCCCCAGCAATAGTCGATCTCGACGCCGGAGAGTTGCGGGAAGGTCTGAAGCAGGCTCGCCCGAAGGATCTCTCCGCTCTTTGCATCCGAACGCTGGTCGGATGTTGCGGAAAACCGAGCGCGGCCACCGAAGATCAGCCGGTTGTCAGGTGCCAGCCGGAAATAGTTGCCGATGTTCATCGACGTGACGCAGGTCCGGTTTCCAGGAATCGTCGCTGCAATTTCGGCATCGGTCAGAGGACGCGTGGCGATAATGAAGCTTCCGACAGAAACAATCCGGCGGCGGAAATAGCCGAAGATCGGAGGCGTATAAGCACCTGTCGCGACGAGCACGTGATCGGCCGTAATCGTCCCCCGAGCCGTCGTCAGGCTGTGCCGCCCGTTGCCTTGGCGATGATCGGTCACCGCTGCCTTCTCGAAAATGGTTGCGCCATGACGAGCAGCGGCGGTGGCGAGCCCCACGACATAGCGCCCCATATGCATCATCGCGCTCTTTTTCGACAGCATGGCGCCGTGGAAAGGCGAGCCGACCTCAACCTTGAGGTCAGCCGCAGTCAGAAGTGCCGTGTCCGGATCAACCTCGGCGTGGACGGCCTCGAAATTGCGGGCGATCGTATCGAAATGCTGCGGCTTGGACGCGAGTTTGAGCTTTCCGGCACGGCGGAAATTGCAATCGATCCCCTCCTCCGCAACGATCGCTTCGATCGCATCGATCGAGTCATCAAGCGCCCGATAAAGCGCGATGGCACGCTCCCTGCCGAGTTCGGCCTTGGCGGCAATGAAGCTGTGGGCAAGGCCGTTGTTGAGATGACCGCCGTTGCGGCCCGAAGCACCCCAGCCCACGCGTTCCGCCTCCAGCACCACGACCCGAACGCCAGCCTTTGCAAGATGGCGCGCTGCGGCAAGGCCGGTGAAGCCGCCACCGACAATGGCGACATCGTAATGTCCTTCGACCGGACCTTGCGCAGCACCTTCGAAGGTGGGGGCCGTGTCATGCCAGTAGGATTGGAACTTCATCGCCATGTCTTTCTCAAAGCCCGACGACGCCCGGCAAACCCGAGATATCGGCAATTTCAACATAGCCGTAATAGGGGTTCGCCGGTTCATGGCCACGATTGACCCAGACCTTGTTCTTGATTCCAAGGTCGTGGGCAGACATCAGATCGTAGCGGAAGGAGGACGAGCAGTGCAGCACATCCTCTGGACCGCAGCCCAGCATGTCGAACATATGTTCGAAGGCCTTGAACCGCGGCTTGTAGGCATTTGCCTGCTGCGCGGTATAGACGGCATGGAAGGGTGCGCCCAGCTTTTCGACATTCGACATGATTTGCGAATTCATCGCGTTGGAAAGGATGACCAGCGGGATTTCCTTGGCAACCCTGGCAAGACCCGCCGGTACGTCCGGATGCGGTCCCCATGACGGTACGCGTTCGTAAACTATCCTCGCGTCTTCTTCGCGGAAGGCCACACCGTTCTTCTTGCAGGTCCGCTCGATGGCATTGTGAACGACCTCGTTGTAAGGCTTCCAGTCCCCCAGAACTTCATCGAGGCGGTAGGCAGCGAAGTTCTTGATGAATTGCGCCATCTGCGTCTCGTCGAGTTGATTGCCGTAAAGATCGCGCGCAGCCTCGGCCATCTGGAAATTGGTGAGCGTCCCGTAGCAGTCGAAGGTGATGTATTTCGGACGGAAGTGAGCCATGAGAGGATCCTGTAAGTTTTCCTGAAGCGATTTCGTCTCTGCACATCATAAGCCGAGGTCTGGCCGCCCGGTCGACTGAAATCGGAACCGGCAAAGCAGATTGTTTCGTATCCGGCATGCTCTTTGGCAGAGAGTTGTGCGACGACAATCACCAGACAGGCTCGCAACCCGGATATGGCCGATACCCGCGGCATAAGATGCGGCGAACTGGCGAGGCTACGGCGGAAGATACCGCCGAAGACCTGTCCTTGGGACGATCTTCTGACGGCCCCGGTCTAATACTAAAAGAAACGGACTAGGGATCCCTCCATGAAGACAACCCAGATCGATCTTGCGGCTTTTGGCCCTGAACATCTCGACGGTGCCGTCGCACTTTCGCGCCAGGCTGGGTGGCCCCACCGCCTGGAGGACTGGCGGTTGATGCTTGCACTAAGCAGCGGCACAGTGGCCATCGAGGATAAAGGCCGCGTTGTCGGGACGGTCCTTGTGACGCGCTATGGCGACGATTGTGCTGCGATCAACATGGTCATTGTCGATGAAGCTATGCGCGGCCGCGGTCTTGGCCGAAAGCTGATGGATTGCGCCTTGATGATTGCGGGGAACAGGCCGCTTCGTCTGGTCGCGACGAACGACGGCCAGCCGCTTTATGAGAAGCTCGGCTTCCGGGAAACCGGTTCGGTCCTGCAGTATCAGGGCAGTGTGCCTGCAATCGAGCGGCCAGGTGGCGTGGCGCCTGCCGATCACGATGATCTCGATGCCATTGTAGCGCTCGACCGCGCGGCCTTCGGCGCGGAACGCCGTAGCCTCCTCGAATATCTCGCAAAGGTTGGGCAATTCGCGGTAGTCCGCGAAGCTGGCCGGGTTCGGGGTTTCGCAGCGCTTCGCACCTTCGGCCGTGGCGAAGTGATCGGGCCTGTCGTCGCCGCAAATGCCAGCGATGCCTGTGCCCTGATTTCCTTTTTCATTGCCAGCCGTCCCGGTGCTTTCCTGCGCGTTGACACGACAGCCGACACCGGTCTTGCACCCTGGCTTGCTGAACACGGCTTTGCCCATGCCGGCGGCGGCATCACCATGCGGACCGGCGGCATCGAGCCGTCGACAAGTCCCGCGCTGAAAACCTTCGCACTCGCCAACCAAGCCCTCGGCTGACCTGGAGACATTCATGTTTAGCAATTCCCTGATCGAACTCGACCGCGCACACCTGGTTCATCCGGTTGCGTCCTATCGCAGTCACGAAAATCTGGGCGTACGGGTCCTGGCGTCCGCCTCCGGCGCGACTGTCACCGATGCGAGCGGCAAACAACTGATTGACGGTTTCGCGGGCCTCTGGTGCGTCAATGCGGGCTACGGACATGAAAGCATTGTCGAGGCCGCGGCAAGGCAGATGCGTGAGCTCCCTTATGCGACCGCCTATTTCGGCCTTGGCTCCGAGCCGGCAATCCGGCTTGCCGCAGAACTCGCCGATCGCGCGCCGGGTGACCTCAATCATGTCTATTTCACGCTCGGCGGTTCGGATGCCATCGACAGCACAATCCGCTTCATCCGTTACTATTGGAACGCGCGCAGGCTGCCTGGAAAAGACCAGTTCATTTCTGTCGAACAGGGCTATCACGGCTCCTCGACGGTCGGCGCCGGCCTGACCGCCTTGCCCGCTTTTCATGCTGGTTTCGGATTGCCTTTCGACTGGCAGCACAAAATTCCGTCTCACTATGCCTATCGAAACCCCGCCGGCGCTGATCCGGAGGCAATCATCGCTGCCTCTGTTGCGGCATTGAAGCAAAAGATCGAAGAACTGGGCGGCGCCGATCGCGTTGCGGCATTCTATGCCGAACCGATCCAGGGATCGGGCGGCGTGCTTGTGCCGCCCAGAGGCTGGATGAAGGCGATGCGCGACGTCTGCCGCGATCTCGATATCCTCTTTGTCGCCGACGAAGTCATCACCGGCTTCGGCCGCACCGGCCCGCTGTTTGCTTGCTCGGAGGACGAGATCGTGCCGGACTTCCTGACGGTCGCCAAAGGCCTCACCTCCGGCTATGTGCCGATGGGTGCCCTCTTCATGTCCGAGCATGTCTATCAGACGATCGCCGACGGCGCCGGTGCTTCAGCGGTCGGGCATGGATATACCTATTCGGCCCATCCCGTCAGCGCCGCCGTCGGCCTTGAGGTTCTGCGGCTCTACGAGGGGGGTCTGCTCCAAAACGGCCGGAAGGCAGGAGCGCGCCTGATGGCCGGGCTTGAGAGCCTGAAGGACCATCCGCTCGTCGGCGATGTCCGCGGTCGCAGCATGCTGGCTGCCGTCGAGCTCGTCGTCGACAAGGAACACAAGACGCCGCTTCCGGCCGCTGCCGAGCCGGCGCGGCGCATCTTCGACCGTGCCTGGAACAACGGTCTCGTCATCCGCGCCTTCGCCAACGGCGTGCTCGGCTATGCCCCACCGCTCTGCTGCAGCGATACGGAGATCGACGCCATCGTCGAACGTACGCGCCGGACGCTTGACGAGACACTGGACGATCCGGCCGTGCGCGCCCTGGTGGCATGAGCGGGAGAATGAACTCCCGGCAGAGTTTTGCGTGGTCGTCGAAATTCCGTGAAGCTGTCATATTCGCAATTTTGTGCCGCAGAGCAGGTTCTTTTCGGAGAATCCAGTGGGCGATAGCTGCGAAACTGAAGGGAAGAAGAAAGCGGGAACCCCGAAAAATCGGGCTTTTGCAGGAAGAAAAAATACCTGCCGCGTCCACAGCAGCATTTAATTCTGTAGGCGACCCACAGCTGCGGCAATGAGGCGCTCACGAGAGAGGAATTGCACTTTGGCAAAGAACTTCGCGGATTTCCGATACCTCAGTTTTGATGTCGTCGGCACGCTGATCGACTTTGAAGGGGGCATCAAGGATTGCCTTGCCGGTATCTGTGCGGAGGCAGGCGTGAAAGTGGACGGCGAAGAAGCGCTGACGCTCTACCGTGAAGCGCGCTATTCTGAGAATGCCGATCTCTTCCCGGACGACCTCGTGCGCGTCTATCTGGTGATCGCCCCGAAACTTGGTCTTCCCGCGGAGCCGGCATATGGCGAGCGGCTTCGAGACTCCGCCAGGGATTGGAAAGGTTTTGACGACAGCAAAGACGCCCTGGTCCGACTTTCCAAGAAGTATCGGCTGATCGCCATGACGAATGCCCGGCGCTGGGCGTTCGAGCACTTTGCCGAGGAACTTGGCAATCCATTCTATGCGGCCTTCACAGCCGACGATACGGGCACCGAAAAGCCCGATCCGGCCTTTTTCGAAAGGGTGTTCGATTTCGTCGCCAGGGAAGGCAACACAAAAGAGGATATCCTGCATGTGGCGCAGAGCCAGTACCACGACATCGGCATCTCGCGCCGTCTCGGCATGACGAATTGCTGGATCGAGCGGCGTCATTCACAAAAGGGCTACGGCGGCACGATCGAGCCGGAGCAGTTCACCCAACCTGATTATCACTTCACGTCCATGGTAGGCCTCGCCAATGCCATGGAGGAGGCCGACATTTAAAACCAACCTCTCAAACGGACAAAATCCGCCGCAATAAGGCGGACGCCACAGACAATTCAACAAAAGGGGAATGCCATGAACGCCAAGATCACGAACTGGACCAAAGCAGACGACATGATGGTGGAAAACGCCATCCGCCGCGGTGCAACCCGGCGCGAATTGCTTCAACTGATGCTGGCTGGCGGTGTCGCCACGGCGGCAGGCGGCCTCATTCTCGGACGGGCGTCGAAGGCAGTAGCCGCCGCGCCGGTTTCGGGCGGCACCCTGAAGGCGGCCGGCTGGTCGTCCTCGACCGCTGATACGCTCGACCCAGCCAAGGCGTCGCTCTCGACCGACTATGTGCGCTGTTGCTCTTTCTACAACCGCCTCACCTTCCTCGATAAGAGCGGCACACCGCAGATGGAGCTTGCCGAAGCGATCGAGTCCAAAGATGCGAAGACCTGGACCGTCAAACTTAGAAGCGGTGTTACCTTCCACGATGGAAAGCCGCTCACGGCAGACGACGTCGTCTTCTCGCTGAAGCGGCATCTCGACCCGTCGGTCGGCTCGAAGGTCGCGAAGATCGCCGCCCAAATGACGGGTTTCAAGGCAATCGACAAGCAGACGATCGAGATCACGCTTGCAAATCCGAACGCCGACCTGCCGACCATCCTGTCGATGCATCACTTCATGATTGTCGCAGATGGCACCACCGACTTCTCCAAGGCCAACGGCACTGGCGCTTTCGTCAAGGAAGTCTTCGAGCCAGGCGTGCGCTCGGTCGGCGTCAAGAACAAGAACTACTGGAAATCCGGCCCGAACGTTGATTCCTTCGAATACTTCGCCATCAGCGACGACAATGCCCGCGTCAACGCGCTGCTTTCGGGTGATATCCACCTTGCTGCCGCGATCAATCCGCGCTCGAGGCGCCTTGTTGAGACCCAAGGGGACAGCTTCGTGCTATCGAAGACGACCTCCGGCAACTACACCAACCTCAACATGCGGCTGGACATGGAGCCTGGCAATAAGCGGGATTTCATCGAGGGAATGAAGTATCTCGTGAACCGCGAGCAGATCGTCAAGTCGGCGTTGCGCGGCCTCGGCGAGGTCGGCAACGACCAGCCAGTGTCGCCCGCCAACTTCTATCGCAATGCCGATCTCAAGCCGAAAACCTTCGATCCGGACAAGGCGAAATTCCTTTTCGAGAAGGCCGGCGTCCTTGGTCAGTCGATCCCCGTGATCGCCTCCGAAGCAGCCTCCTCCTCGATCGACATGGCGATGATCATCCAGGCCGCCGGCGCCGAGATCGGCATGAAGCTCGACGTCCAGCGCGTTCCTTCGGACGGTTACTGGGATAATTACTGGCTCAAGGCGCCGATCCACTTTGGCAACATCAATCCACGCCCTACGCCAGACATCTTATTCTCGCTGCTTTACACCTCGGAAGCGCCCTGGAACGAGAGCCAGTACAAGTCCGCGAAGTTCGACAAGATGCTGATCGAAGCCCGCGGCTCCCTTGATCAGGCGAAGCGCAAGGAAATCTACAACGACATGCAGATCATGGTCGCCGAGGAAGCCGGCACGATCATCCCGGCCTATATCTCCAATGTCGACGCCACGACGGCCAAGCTCAGGGGCTTGGAAGCCAACCCGCTTGGCGGCCAGATGGGTTATGCCTTCGCGGAATATGTTTGGCTCGAAGCCTGATGAAGCAAGGGGCCGGGGCGAAAACCGTCCCCGCTCCGCTTTCAGATTGCGCTATAGTCCTCCAGCCGAACGCCTAAGGGAGCGCGCGTGTGAACCAGCAAGTCCTATCCCTCATCTCGAGCCGATTGCTTATCGCTCTGATCACGCTGGTGATCGTGT
This Rhizobium sullae DNA region includes the following protein-coding sequences:
- a CDS encoding aspartate aminotransferase family protein; the encoded protein is MFSNSLIELDRAHLVHPVASYRSHENLGVRVLASASGATVTDASGKQLIDGFAGLWCVNAGYGHESIVEAAARQMRELPYATAYFGLGSEPAIRLAAELADRAPGDLNHVYFTLGGSDAIDSTIRFIRYYWNARRLPGKDQFISVEQGYHGSSTVGAGLTALPAFHAGFGLPFDWQHKIPSHYAYRNPAGADPEAIIAASVAALKQKIEELGGADRVAAFYAEPIQGSGGVLVPPRGWMKAMRDVCRDLDILFVADEVITGFGRTGPLFACSEDEIVPDFLTVAKGLTSGYVPMGALFMSEHVYQTIADGAGASAVGHGYTYSAHPVSAAVGLEVLRLYEGGLLQNGRKAGARLMAGLESLKDHPLVGDVRGRSMLAAVELVVDKEHKTPLPAAAEPARRIFDRAWNNGLVIRAFANGVLGYAPPLCCSDTEIDAIVERTRRTLDETLDDPAVRALVA
- a CDS encoding GNAT family N-acetyltransferase codes for the protein MKTTQIDLAAFGPEHLDGAVALSRQAGWPHRLEDWRLMLALSSGTVAIEDKGRVVGTVLVTRYGDDCAAINMVIVDEAMRGRGLGRKLMDCALMIAGNRPLRLVATNDGQPLYEKLGFRETGSVLQYQGSVPAIERPGGVAPADHDDLDAIVALDRAAFGAERRSLLEYLAKVGQFAVVREAGRVRGFAALRTFGRGEVIGPVVAANASDACALISFFIASRPGAFLRVDTTADTGLAPWLAEHGFAHAGGGITMRTGGIEPSTSPALKTFALANQALG
- a CDS encoding NAD(P)/FAD-dependent oxidoreductase — translated: MKFQSYWHDTAPTFEGAAQGPVEGHYDVAIVGGGFTGLAAARHLAKAGVRVVVLEAERVGWGASGRNGGHLNNGLAHSFIAAKAELGRERAIALYRALDDSIDAIEAIVAEEGIDCNFRRAGKLKLASKPQHFDTIARNFEAVHAEVDPDTALLTAADLKVEVGSPFHGAMLSKKSAMMHMGRYVVGLATAAARHGATIFEKAAVTDHRQGNGRHSLTTARGTITADHVLVATGAYTPPIFGYFRRRIVSVGSFIIATRPLTDAEIAATIPGNRTCVTSMNIGNYFRLAPDNRLIFGGRARFSATSDQRSDAKSGEILRASLLQTFPQLSGVEIDYCWGGLVDMTKDRYPRAGYVDGVWYAMGYSGHGAQLSTHLGMIMADAILGKADRNPLKGLDWPAVPGHFGKPWFLPLVGLYYKTLDRFQ
- a CDS encoding HAD-IA family hydrolase gives rise to the protein MRRSRERNCTLAKNFADFRYLSFDVVGTLIDFEGGIKDCLAGICAEAGVKVDGEEALTLYREARYSENADLFPDDLVRVYLVIAPKLGLPAEPAYGERLRDSARDWKGFDDSKDALVRLSKKYRLIAMTNARRWAFEHFAEELGNPFYAAFTADDTGTEKPDPAFFERVFDFVAREGNTKEDILHVAQSQYHDIGISRRLGMTNCWIERRHSQKGYGGTIEPEQFTQPDYHFTSMVGLANAMEEADI
- a CDS encoding ABC transporter substrate-binding protein, whose protein sequence is MNAKITNWTKADDMMVENAIRRGATRRELLQLMLAGGVATAAGGLILGRASKAVAAAPVSGGTLKAAGWSSSTADTLDPAKASLSTDYVRCCSFYNRLTFLDKSGTPQMELAEAIESKDAKTWTVKLRSGVTFHDGKPLTADDVVFSLKRHLDPSVGSKVAKIAAQMTGFKAIDKQTIEITLANPNADLPTILSMHHFMIVADGTTDFSKANGTGAFVKEVFEPGVRSVGVKNKNYWKSGPNVDSFEYFAISDDNARVNALLSGDIHLAAAINPRSRRLVETQGDSFVLSKTTSGNYTNLNMRLDMEPGNKRDFIEGMKYLVNREQIVKSALRGLGEVGNDQPVSPANFYRNADLKPKTFDPDKAKFLFEKAGVLGQSIPVIASEAASSSIDMAMIIQAAGAEIGMKLDVQRVPSDGYWDNYWLKAPIHFGNINPRPTPDILFSLLYTSEAPWNESQYKSAKFDKMLIEARGSLDQAKRKEIYNDMQIMVAEEAGTIIPAYISNVDATTAKLRGLEANPLGGQMGYAFAEYVWLEA
- a CDS encoding haloacid dehalogenase type II; translation: MAHFRPKYITFDCYGTLTNFQMAEAARDLYGNQLDETQMAQFIKNFAAYRLDEVLGDWKPYNEVVHNAIERTCKKNGVAFREEDARIVYERVPSWGPHPDVPAGLARVAKEIPLVILSNAMNSQIMSNVEKLGAPFHAVYTAQQANAYKPRFKAFEHMFDMLGCGPEDVLHCSSSFRYDLMSAHDLGIKNKVWVNRGHEPANPYYGYVEIADISGLPGVVGL